A portion of the Paenibacillus sp. PvR098 genome contains these proteins:
- the rnc gene encoding ribonuclease III, translated as MHRNLKQLQSELHLPFKNPDLLRQAFTHSSYVNEHRVGQYKDNERLEFLGDAVLELTVSEYLFEKYPDRPEGELTKLRASIVCEPSLVGFAEQLDFGSYVLLGKGEELTGGRTRPALLADVFESFIGSLYLDQGLETVRAFLQKHMFPHLPQQGKLLTADFKTYLQEHTQQHNMGPLEYKIVDERGPAHEREFVAEVYLHDQLLGQGTGRSKKEAEQQAAAEALTTLKVKVQKP; from the coding sequence ATGCATCGCAACCTGAAGCAGCTTCAATCGGAACTGCACTTGCCTTTTAAGAATCCCGATCTTCTTCGGCAGGCATTTACGCATTCCTCTTACGTGAACGAACACCGCGTAGGTCAATACAAGGATAATGAACGTTTGGAGTTTTTGGGGGATGCTGTTCTGGAACTGACGGTGTCGGAGTACTTGTTTGAGAAGTATCCCGATCGTCCGGAAGGGGAACTCACCAAATTGAGAGCTTCAATCGTTTGCGAGCCATCGCTTGTCGGCTTTGCCGAACAGCTCGATTTCGGATCTTATGTGCTGCTCGGCAAAGGAGAAGAGCTGACCGGCGGAAGAACCCGTCCGGCATTGCTTGCAGATGTGTTCGAGTCATTTATCGGCTCATTGTATCTGGATCAGGGCTTGGAAACGGTAAGGGCGTTTTTGCAAAAGCATATGTTTCCTCATCTGCCTCAGCAAGGAAAATTGCTGACGGCCGATTTCAAAACGTATTTGCAGGAGCATACGCAGCAGCATAACATGGGTCCGCTGGAATATAAAATCGTAGACGAGCGGGGACCAGCTCACGAGCGGGAATTTGTCGCGGAGGTTTACCTTCACGATCAGCTGCTCGGTCAAGGAACGGGGCGTTCCAAAAAGGAAGCGG
- the fabF gene encoding beta-ketoacyl-ACP synthase II produces the protein MKQRVVITGLGVMSSLGRDLETFWASLLAGKSGVSPIESFDVREYPTRIAAEIKDFNPEEYFDKKEARRMDRFVQFAVAASLMALKDSGLNIKEQTDPERVGVYVGSGIGGLSTWEEQHKILLEKGPKRVSPFFIPMMIANMASGQISMMTGAKGPNSTAVTACATGTHSIGDAFKKIQYGDADVMICGGAEATISPTGVAGFCALRAMSTRNDEPEKASRPFDTGRDGFVMGEGAGILILESLEHATQRGARIYGEVIGYGMSGDAHHMTDPDPDGAARCMVKAIQDAGIPFEAIDYINAHGTSTPVGDKSETTAVKKAFGDHAYKLAVSSTKSMTGHLLGAAGGVEALICALALKHGTIPPTINLEDQDPECDLDYVPNVPRQADLHVVMSNSFGFGGHNATLILKKFEA, from the coding sequence GTGAAACAAAGAGTCGTTATTACGGGTCTCGGCGTGATGTCCTCGCTCGGGCGCGATCTTGAAACCTTTTGGGCAAGCCTGCTCGCCGGCAAGTCCGGAGTGAGCCCGATTGAATCCTTCGACGTAAGAGAATATCCTACGCGCATTGCTGCCGAAATTAAAGACTTTAATCCTGAGGAATACTTCGATAAGAAGGAAGCCCGCCGGATGGACCGCTTCGTACAGTTTGCCGTGGCGGCCTCTTTGATGGCATTGAAAGACTCGGGACTGAATATTAAGGAACAAACTGACCCGGAGCGCGTAGGTGTTTATGTGGGTTCCGGTATTGGCGGTCTGTCCACTTGGGAAGAGCAGCATAAAATACTGCTTGAAAAAGGGCCGAAACGGGTGAGTCCTTTCTTTATTCCAATGATGATCGCGAATATGGCTTCGGGCCAAATTTCCATGATGACAGGAGCCAAGGGTCCGAACAGCACGGCGGTGACCGCCTGTGCTACGGGTACGCATTCCATTGGCGACGCCTTCAAGAAGATCCAGTATGGCGACGCGGATGTGATGATTTGCGGCGGTGCGGAAGCAACGATCAGCCCGACCGGCGTAGCCGGCTTTTGTGCATTGCGCGCGATGTCAACACGTAATGACGAGCCGGAGAAGGCGAGCCGCCCGTTTGATACCGGACGCGACGGCTTCGTGATGGGGGAAGGCGCAGGTATCCTCATCCTCGAATCGCTAGAGCATGCAACACAGCGCGGCGCTCGGATTTACGGCGAGGTGATTGGCTACGGAATGAGTGGGGATGCCCACCACATGACGGATCCCGATCCAGACGGCGCAGCCCGCTGTATGGTCAAAGCGATCCAAGACGCAGGCATCCCGTTTGAGGCCATCGATTACATTAACGCGCATGGCACCTCGACACCGGTAGGTGACAAATCCGAGACTACGGCCGTAAAGAAAGCGTTCGGCGATCACGCCTATAAGCTGGCGGTGAGCTCGACCAAGTCGATGACAGGTCATCTTCTCGGCGCTGCGGGCGGGGTGGAAGCACTCATCTGTGCGCTTGCATTGAAGCATGGAACCATCCCGCCAACGATCAATCTGGAGGATCAAGATCCGGAATGTGATTTGGATTATGTGCCGAATGTTCCGCGTCAAGCAGATCTTCATGTGGTCATGTCCAACTCGTTCGGCTTTGGTGGACATAACGCCACTCTTATATTAAAGAAATTCGAAGCATAA